Proteins encoded by one window of Carassius carassius chromosome 30, fCarCar2.1, whole genome shotgun sequence:
- the LOC132111132 gene encoding carbohydrate sulfotransferase 3-like: MRKYAVIIISIVALVIIEKENNIISRVSNKLTLRQRPQTEPPVPYNASSALVVMDDNGSYPEDMFAESGIQAGRKHILLMATTRTGSSFVGEFFNQQGGNMFYLFEPLWHVERMLSIGSSGTNASISVLVYRDVLQHLFLCNFSMLEHFISPPPQDHITPALFRRESSKALCEEQVCSPVVKDVFERYHCKTRRCGPLNLTLATEVCLRKQHMVIKTVRVRQLDTLRSLVEDPRLDTKLIQLVRDPRAILASRMVAFASKYQNWKSWAVNGDVPIEDEEVKRLERNCNNIRISAELGLSQPKWLKNRYMLVRYEDIARCPMRKAAEMYNFTGIPMTLQARDWILKNTHASTEASGVYSTQKNSSEQVEKWRLSIPFKLAQVVQKVCGPTMKLFGYRFVDSEQTLLNRSFNLLEEKLFI; this comes from the exons ATGAGGAAGTATGCAGTCATCATTATCAGCATTGTGGCACTTGTCATCATTGAGaaagaaaacaacattatttCAAG gGTCTCGAATAAGCTGACACTTAGACAGAGACCACAGACGGAGCCTCCAGTGCCCTACAATGCTTCCAGTGCTCTGGTAGTAATGGACGACAATGGTTCCTATCCAGAGGACATGTTTGCTGAGAGCGGCATTCAGGCAGGCCGAAAGCACATCCTCTTGATGGCTACCACTCGTACAGGATCTTCCTTCGTGGGCGAGTTCTTCAACCAACAAGGTGGCAACATGTTTTACCTCTTTGAGCCTCTCTGGCATGTGGAGAGGATGCTGTCGATTGGCTCGAGTGGCACAAATGCCAGCATTTCTGTTTTGGTGTACAGGGATGTCCTGCAGCATCTCTTTTTGTGTAATTTCTCCATGTTGGAGCACTTCATCAGCCCTCCTCCACAGGACCACATCACCCCTGCCCTGTTCCGCAGAGAGTCTAGCAAGGCCCTGTGTGAGGAGCAAGTCTGCTCTCCAGTTGTCAAAGATGTTTTTGAGAGGTACCATTGCAAGACGAGACGTTGTGGGCCGCTCAATCTGACCTTGGCAACTGAGGTGTGCCTACGAAAACAGCACATGGTGATCAAAACAGTGAGGGTCCGACAATTAGACACACTTCGTTCTCTAGTAGAGGACCCTCGGTTGGATACCAAACTCATTCAGCTGGTTAGAGACCCTCGAGCCATCCTGGCATCAAGGATGGTGGCCTTTGCCAGTAAGTACCAGAACTGGAAAAGTTGGGCTGTGAATGGAGATGTTCCTATAGAGGACGAAGAGGTCAAGCGTCTCGAAAGAAACTGTAACAATATCCGCATCTCTGCTGAGTTGGGCTTGAGTCAGCCGAAATGGCTGAAAAACCGCTATATGCTTGTGCGTTATGAGGATATCGCCAGGTGCCCCATGCGgaaagcagcagaaatgtacaatTTCACAGGGATTCCGATGACGTTACAAGCACGGGACTGGATTCTCAAAAACACGCATGCATCAACCGAGGCAAGTGGCGTGTATTCCACCCAAAAAAACTCTTCAGAACAGGTGGAGAAATGGCGGCTTAGTATACCGTTCAAACTGGCCCAAGTTGTACAGAAAGTTTGTGGACCGACCATGAAACTTTTTGGGTATAGGTTTGTAGACAGTGAACAGACACTGTTGAACAGATCTTTTAATTTGCTTgaagaaaaactatttatttag